Part of the Bacillus sp. N1-1 genome, ATTGTATCGAGATCGAGAACATAAGTATTAGGGGGAATAAGCCCAGATTGGTGAAGGTGTACTCCCGCTTTTATGAGCTCTGGATTTCTCTTCTTTGTTAGTGAAAGAAACAATGTAGTAGCCTCCTAAACGACAGCGTATAGATCTTTTCTTAACTGTTTCCTTACTCTCCACGCAAAGCTTTTTGAAGAATACGGATAACGGTCTCTGCTCCAGCTTTCATTGGATTAATACGTAAACCGTAGTCAAATAATTTTGGTGTACTCTCAAGGAAACTACCAGATATTCGATAAATCATTGGCACTAGTTCAAACCGGGATTCAGCACCAACTGGATAGGTTGCTGCTCCAAATGTCTTACTTCGCTCAATCACTTCTTGAGCAACTGGCTCCTTCAATTCAACAATGACATTCTTTGATTGAGAGTTTGTAATATAAGCTTCTTTCACTCCATACACTTCACCTTCGTTTAACAACTCACACAAAATTTCAACTTGCTGACTCTGAATAGCTAACGAGACCGGGGCAAAAGGTAATGCCCTAAGCAACTCCATCGCTTCTGGCCCTTGAACCTGGCTACCTCCAGAATAATTTCGCTGCTGAATGGTTTCGATTGCACTCTCTCCTACCACCACTCCAATCCCTTCAGGACCTAGTAGCTTAAATCCGGAAAAAGTAGAGTAATCCGCACCGGCTTGGACCCCAATGCAAGGCATTTTCAAGGCACAATAATTGTCATCAACAATTACTATCATTTCAGGTTTGATTGATTTCACTATCTGAATAACTTCTTTAAGCTGATACGTATCGATTGGTTGCTGTCTTGCGTGTTGGATATAGAAAACCTTTGCTTCTGAACGTATAACATTCTGTTTAAGGGCATCGAAATCATTAAAATCAACTTCTTCAGTTCGTAATCCAAGCATTCGAATCGTTTCTTTAGTTGTCATATAAATAGGTGCAGAGTGAATGATCATGGATTCTCCCGGTTCGAGGAGGGCACTTAAGAGCGAGCGAATGGCACCAGTACCCGATCCTCGCACAAGTACCGCTTGATTAGCTCCAAATACATTCGCCATCACTTTTTCAACTTTCGCAGTTGTTCTAGGACGCTTATAGATCGGATGCACACCGCGATCACCATCTTGGAACATTTCATTATCCTTAAATTCTTTAGTAATAAAATCTACAATTTCAAACTGCTTTTTTGATGCTTCTTCAACCGACATCTGAGGTATGACAGATTCCTGATATCTCAATGTTATGCGCTCCCCTTTCTACTGAAAGCATGCGCTGGGTTGTCAATTAACATCATTCGGATATCCTCATCAGACAAACCAGCTTCTTTTAAGCGAGGAACAAATTCATTGAGAACATGGTCATATCCAATACCACCGTGCTTATGCCAATGTGATTTTCTTGTTAAATCAGCAGATAATAAAATCTGCTCACCATATCCTCTTTCAATTAGATGACAAATCATTTTAATTCGCTCTTCATCAGGTCGATAATTAATTTTGCCAATGGTATCAAATCCTACAAACGCCCCAGCTTCAACAACAGCAAGTACTCGTTCATCATCTTGA contains:
- a CDS encoding aminotransferase class V-fold PLP-dependent enzyme, encoding MRYQESVIPQMSVEEASKKQFEIVDFITKEFKDNEMFQDGDRGVHPIYKRPRTTAKVEKVMANVFGANQAVLVRGSGTGAIRSLLSALLEPGESMIIHSAPIYMTTKETIRMLGLRTEEVDFNDFDALKQNVIRSEAKVFYIQHARQQPIDTYQLKEVIQIVKSIKPEMIVIVDDNYCALKMPCIGVQAGADYSTFSGFKLLGPEGIGVVVGESAIETIQQRNYSGGSQVQGPEAMELLRALPFAPVSLAIQSQQVEILCELLNEGEVYGVKEAYITNSQSKNVIVELKEPVAQEVIERSKTFGAATYPVGAESRFELVPMIYRISGSFLESTPKLFDYGLRINPMKAGAETVIRILQKALRGE